The Opitutales bacterium ASA1 genome window below encodes:
- a CDS encoding toxin-antitoxin system HicB family antitoxin: protein MSTLSLRLPNSIHRHAKRLAEEEGVSVNQLISLAVAEKLSAIDTERYLSSRAAKGDEAKFRRVLSKVPASVPESGDEMPKSKKAQP, encoded by the coding sequence ATGAGCACTCTCAGTCTTAGGCTTCCGAATTCGATCCACCGGCATGCGAAGCGCTTGGCGGAGGAAGAGGGCGTTTCCGTGAACCAACTCATCAGCCTCGCTGTTGCGGAGAAGCTGTCGGCGATTGATACGGAGCGTTATCTATCTTCGCGTGCCGCGAAAGGTGACGAGGCCAAGTTTCGGCGTGTTTTGTCCAAGGTTCCAGCGAGTGTGCCGGAATCTGGCGATGAAATGCCGAAATCGAAGAAAGCCCAACCCTGA